In Corylus avellana chromosome ca2, CavTom2PMs-1.0, the following proteins share a genomic window:
- the LOC132169340 gene encoding receptor kinase-like protein Xa21 has product MTLSLYLNKLDGPIPTTVGRLHKLQALNLFNNRLEGPIPSDLCHLESLFALGLGGNELSGPIPACVNNLTFLRYLYLGFNQLTSTIPMSLWSLTYILEVQLSSNYLSGPLSLEIGNLKVLRVLELSRNQLFGHIPATIGGLKDLANLSLANNKLEGSIPESFGELVSLEFLDLSSNNLSGEIPTSLEALSYLKYLNVSFNRLGGKIPVGGPFVHFFAASFMSNDGLCGAPRFQVPPCKEGVSRAKKTTARRISQQQLLQATEGFSSHNLLGNGSFGSVYQGTLSDGMIVAIKVFNLAVEGAFKSFDTECGILCNIRHRNLVKIISTCSNMNFKALVLEYMPNGNLEKWLYSQDHCLSILQRLNIMINVASALEYLHYGSSTPIAHCDLKPSNILLDENLVAHVADFGIAKLLGDGDSMIQTMTLATIGYMAPEFGSEGIVSTRGDVYSYGILLMETFTRKKPTDNIFAGEMSLKRWVEESSSHSVTKVVDAYLLRTERDYASMENCMSSIIELALQCCTELPEQRIKANKISITLNKIKLKFLQDTEGS; this is encoded by the exons ATGACTTTGTCTTTATATCTCAATAAATTGGATGGACCTATTCCAACTACAGTGGGAAGATTGCACAAGCTTCAAGCTCTCAATCTTTTTAATAATAGACTAGAAGGTCCCATCCCATCCGATCTTTGTCATTTAGAGAGCTTGTTCGCTTTGGGTTTAGGTGGTAATGAGCTTTCTGGACCTATTCCTGCATGTGTAAATAATCTCACATTTCTAAGATATCTTTACTTAGGCTTCAACCAATTAACTTCCACGATTCCCATGAGCTTGTGGAGCCTTACATATATCTTGGAGGTCCAACTCTCATCAAATTATCTAAGTGGCCCTCTCTCATTAGAGATTGGGAATTTGAAGGTCTTGAGAGTATTGGAGTTATCAAGAAATCAACTATTTGGTCATATCCCAGCAACAATTGGTGGCCTCAAAGATCTAGCTAATCTCTCCTTGGCGAACAATAAATTAGAAGGCTCAATTCCTGAATCATTTGGTGAACTAGTAAGCTTGGAATTCTTGGATCTTTCTAGTAACAATTTATCTGGAGAGATCCCCACTTCCTTAGAAGCGCTTTCGTATCTCAAATATCTAAATGTCTCTTTCAATAGACTGGGAGGAAAAATTCCTGTAGGAGGACCATTTGTACACTTCTTCGCTGCATCATTTATGTCAAATGATGGACTTTGTGGTGCTCCCCGATTTCAAGTTCCCCCATGTAAAGAAGGTGTTTCTCGAGCCAAAAAGACCACAGCA AGAAGAATTTCCCAACAACAACTTTTACAAGCAACAGAAGGGTTTAGTTCACACAACTTACTTGGTAATGGGAGCTTCGGATCAGTATATCAAGGAACACTTTCAGATGGAATGATTGTTGCAATAAAAGTTTTCAACTTGGCAGTAGAAGGGGCATTCAAGAGTTTTGATACAGAGTGTGGGATACTATGCAATATTCGTCATcgaaatcttgtcaaaatcattAGCACGTGTAGTAACATGAACTTTAAAGCTTTGGTATTGGAATACATGCCTAATGGGAACCTAGAGAAGTGGTTGTATTCTCAAGATCACTGTTTGAGTATCTTACAAAGACTAAATATAATGATCAATGTCGCGTCAGCATTGGAATACCTGCACTATGGTTCTTCAACACCTATTGCTCATTGTGATTTGAAACCCAGCAATATCTTATTAGATGAAAATTTGGTCGCGCATGTTGCTGATTTTGGCATTGCCAAGTTGCTTGGTGATGGGGATTCTATGATACAAACTATGACTCTTGCTACTATTGGGTATATGGCACCAG AGTTTGGATCGGAAGGGATTGTTTCTACAAGAGGTGATGTGTATAGTTATGGTATTTTGCTGATGGAAACATTCACAAGAAAAAAACCTACTGATAACATTTTTGCTGGAGAAATGAGCTTGAAGCGTTGGGTGGAGGAATCATCATCCCATTCAGTAACTAAAGTTGTTGATGCCTATTTGTTAAGAACAGAAAGAGATTATGCTTCTATGGAGAATTGTATGTCATCCATAATAGAATTGGCTTTGCAATGTTGTACTGAGTTACCTGAACAAAGAATTAAGGCAAACAAGATTTCAATTACACTCAACAAGATCAAATTGAAGTTTCTACAAGATACTGAAGGAAGCTAA
- the LOC132169341 gene encoding LRR receptor-like serine/threonine-protein kinase GSO1 — protein MPNELAHLYRLRHLSVEFNDFKGEIPSRMGLLSKLQYLSLSGSVPSSIFNISTLQGIYLTENKLSGLVPSIIFNMFSLEVIDLYTNELSGELPEDIFNHLPKLQRLDVSYNQFDGKISSTLFKCKQLQIVSLSVNRFTGNIRLKIGDLIMLTVLDLNNNSIGGTIPSTLFKCKQLQILSLSVNRFMGRVTLEIENLTMLTKLYLDYNNFEEIGDLIMLTGLYLYNNCIGGLSENPLNGVPPSSIGNLSTSLQEHYIDNCNIKGSLPRDIGNLSNLMTLSLYLNELDGPIPTTVRRLHKLQALHLFNNRLEGPIPSDLCHLESLFTLYLGGNELSGPILACVNNLTFLRYLYLDFTQLTSTIPLSLWSLTNILEVQLSSNYLSGPLSLEIGNLKVLRVLDLSRNQLFGQIPATICGLKDLANLSLANNKFEGPIPESFDELVSLEFLDLSSNNLSGEIPTSLEALSYLKYLNVSFKRLGGKIPVGGPFVHFFAASLMSNYGLCGAPRFQVPP, from the exons ATGCCCAACGAGTTGGCTCATCTTTACCGGTTGCGACACTTATCTGTTGAATTCAATGATTTCAAAGGAGAAATCCCATCACGGATGGGGCTATTATctaaacttcaatatttgtcTCTAAGCG GCTCCGTTCCTTCTTCCATCTTCAACATATCCACTTTGCAAGGAATTTATCTTACAGAGAACAAGCTTTCTGGTTTGGTACCCTCCATTATCTTCAATATGTTTTCACTGGAAGTCATAGATCTTTACACTAACGAGTTGTCTGGTGAACTTCCAGAAGATATTTTTAATCATCTTCCCAAATTACAACGGCTTGATGTGTCTTATAATCAgtttgatggaaaaatttcaTCCACTTTGTTCAA gtgcaaacaactgcaaatTGTATCATTGTCGGTTAATAGATTCACAGGAAATATACGTTTAAAAATTGGGGACTTAATCATGCTCACAGTATTAGACCTTAACAACAATAGCATTGGAG GTACTATCCCTtctactttgtttaagtgcaaacaactgcaaatTCTATCATTGTCGGTTAATAGATTCATGGGAAGAGTAACTTTGGAAATTGAAAACTTAACCATGCTTACAAAGTTATACCTTGActataacaactttgaag AAATTGGGGACTTAATCATGCTCACAGGATTATACCTTTACAACAATTGCATTGGAG GATTGTCTGAAAATCCATTGAATGGCGTCCCTCCTAGTTCCATTGGAAATCTCTCAACTTCTCTTCAAGAACATTACATAGATAATTGCAATATTAAAGGCAGCCTTCCAAGAGATATAGGAAATTTAAGCAATTTGATGACTTTGTCTTTATATCTCAATGAATTGGATGGACCTATTCCAACTACAGTGAGAAGATTGCACAAGCTTCAAGCTCTCCACCTTTTTAATAATAGACTAGAAGGTCCCATCCCATCCGATCTTTGTCATTTAGAGAGCTTGTTCACGTTGTATTTAGGCGGTAATGAGCTTTCTGGACCTATTCTTGCATGTGTAAATAATCTCACATTTCTAAGATATCTTTACTTAGACTTCACCCAATTAACTTCCACGATTCCCTTGAGCTTGTGGAGCCTTACAAATATCTTGGAGGTCCAACTCTCATCAAATTATCTAAGTGGCCCCCTCTCATTAGAGATTGGAAATTTGAAGGTCTTGAGAGTATTAGATTTATCAAGAAATCAACTATTTGGTCAGATCCCAGCAACAATCTGTGGCCTCAAAGATCTAGCTAATCTCTCCTTGGCGAACAATAAATTCGAAGGCCCAATTCCTGAATCATTTGATGAACTAGTAAGCTTGGAATTCTTGGATCTTTCTAGTAACAATTTATCTGGAGAGATCCCCACTTCTTTAGAAGCGCTTTCGTATCTCAAATATCTAAATGTCTCTTTCAAAAGACTGGGAGGAAAAATTCCTGTAGGAGGACCATTTGTACACTTCTTCGCTGCATCACTTATGTCAAATTATGGACTTTGTGGTGCTCCCCGATTTCAAGTTCCACCGTGA